Proteins from a genomic interval of Desulfovibrio piger:
- a CDS encoding type I secretion system permease/ATPase: MSENGSGETRGPEMAAGGLRPSDVDFMPPLLRSLSSLCRLRGKALSPQFLLAGLSGSTVSAQACLRVARKAGLTGSVLYRPRLADLSNLTLPCILLLSGNRSCVLTRLVPGAPAGAEAGETGAETAQAEVIFPETESASQLVPLDALQEEYTGYALYVAVPGRPQEHVEKLRLAKGKRWFWDVLRYYAPIYRHVALASVIINLIALASPLFAMNVYDRVVPNNAIETLWVLASGVIIIYLFDFLLRALRTHFVDVAGRNADIVLSSNLVDKVLTMRLESKPESTGSLVNNLREFEQLREFFSSSSLLACIDVPFLVIFLLLIAFIAGPMVFLPLAAMPILIGLGLFLQTAARRCAEQSYKQNMQKNALLVEMVNGLETIKACQAEGRMQRLWEAVVGLSAKSTAESRRYSSLAVTASTLVTHMVTVSMIIWGVYRISEGLMTMGALIGCNILVGRAMAPLMQLASLLTRLQNSRVALQALDLLMELPSENQSESSCMDFGELQPSFTVENVSFAYPNSMRLALEDVSLRINPGDRIGIIGAMGSGKSTLAKLLTGFYQPQKGSIKFGDVDLRQLPTTELRGRIGVLPQDVVLFYGSIRENIVLGDPTINDHLVFRAAALAGVTDFVRNNPAGFAAQVGEQGKALSGGQRQAVALARALVRDPEVLILDEPTSNMDTDSEQRLQQRLAAVSQGRTLILVTHRLSMLRMVDKLAVMENGRLRMFGPRDAILKRLRDNAAAARKSAPEKGQEAPGGAAAVKEGMDGRP, from the coding sequence ATGTCGGAAAACGGATCCGGGGAAACACGCGGCCCGGAAATGGCAGCCGGAGGCCTGCGGCCTTCCGATGTCGATTTCATGCCGCCTTTGCTGCGCAGTCTTTCCTCCTTGTGCCGCCTCCGGGGCAAGGCCTTGTCTCCCCAGTTCCTGCTGGCCGGGCTTTCGGGCAGTACCGTCTCGGCCCAGGCGTGCCTGCGGGTCGCCCGCAAGGCGGGCCTGACGGGCAGCGTGCTGTATCGTCCCCGGCTGGCTGACCTCTCCAACCTGACGTTGCCCTGCATCCTGCTGTTGTCCGGCAACCGCAGCTGTGTCCTGACCCGGCTGGTGCCGGGAGCTCCGGCGGGGGCAGAGGCGGGCGAGACCGGAGCCGAGACGGCTCAGGCCGAAGTCATCTTCCCGGAGACGGAAAGCGCCAGCCAGCTGGTGCCCCTGGACGCGCTGCAGGAGGAATATACCGGCTATGCCCTGTATGTGGCTGTCCCCGGCCGTCCGCAGGAGCATGTGGAAAAGCTGCGTCTGGCCAAGGGAAAACGCTGGTTCTGGGACGTGCTGCGCTATTATGCGCCCATCTACCGGCATGTGGCGCTGGCCAGCGTCATCATCAACCTCATCGCTCTGGCCAGTCCCCTGTTCGCCATGAACGTCTACGACCGGGTCGTGCCCAACAATGCCATAGAGACGTTGTGGGTCCTGGCTTCCGGTGTGATCATCATTTATCTGTTCGACTTTTTGCTGCGGGCCCTGCGCACGCACTTCGTGGACGTGGCCGGGCGCAATGCGGACATCGTGCTCTCCAGCAATCTGGTGGACAAGGTCCTCACCATGCGGCTGGAAAGCAAGCCGGAATCCACGGGCTCGCTGGTCAACAACTTGCGTGAATTCGAGCAGTTGCGCGAATTCTTCAGTTCGTCCTCGCTGCTGGCCTGCATCGACGTCCCCTTCCTGGTCATCTTCCTGCTGCTGATAGCCTTCATCGCCGGGCCCATGGTCTTCCTGCCGCTGGCGGCCATGCCCATCCTCATCGGGCTGGGGCTCTTCCTCCAGACCGCGGCACGGCGCTGCGCCGAGCAGAGCTACAAGCAGAACATGCAGAAGAACGCCCTGCTCGTGGAGATGGTCAACGGCCTGGAGACCATCAAGGCCTGCCAGGCCGAGGGCCGGATGCAGCGCCTGTGGGAGGCGGTGGTGGGGCTTTCCGCCAAATCGACGGCGGAGTCGCGCCGGTACAGCAGTCTGGCCGTGACGGCCTCCACCCTGGTGACCCATATGGTCACGGTGAGCATGATCATCTGGGGCGTCTACCGGATCTCGGAAGGCCTGATGACCATGGGAGCCCTCATCGGCTGCAACATCCTTGTGGGCCGGGCCATGGCGCCGCTGATGCAGCTGGCCTCCCTGTTGACCCGTCTGCAGAATTCCCGTGTTGCCCTGCAGGCCCTCGACCTGCTCATGGAGCTGCCTTCCGAAAACCAGTCGGAAAGCTCCTGCATGGATTTTGGCGAGTTGCAGCCCTCCTTCACCGTGGAGAACGTTTCGTTCGCCTATCCCAATTCCATGCGTCTGGCCCTTGAGGACGTGAGCCTGCGCATCAATCCCGGCGACCGAATCGGCATCATCGGGGCCATGGGCTCGGGCAAAAGCACCCTGGCCAAGCTGCTGACAGGTTTTTACCAGCCGCAGAAGGGCAGCATCAAATTCGGGGACGTGGACCTGCGCCAGCTGCCGACCACGGAGCTGCGCGGGCGCATCGGCGTGTTGCCGCAGGACGTGGTCCTGTTTTATGGCAGCATCCGTGAGAACATCGTCCTGGGGGACCCCACCATCAATGACCATCTGGTGTTCCGGGCCGCGGCCCTTGCCGGGGTGACGGATTTTGTCCGCAACAATCCCGCCGGTTTCGCGGCCCAGGTCGGCGAGCAGGGCAAGGCCCTGTCCGGTGGGCAGCGGCAGGCGGTGGCTCTTGCCCGTGCGCTGGTCCGCGATCCTGAGGTGCTGATTTTGGACGAGCCCACCAGCAATATGGACACGGATTCCGAGCAGCGCCTGCAGCAGCGGCTGGCGGCCGTCTCGCAGGGGCGGACCCTGATCCTTGTGACCCATCGCCTGAGCATGCTGCGCATGGTGGACAAGCTGGCTGTCATGGAGAACGGCAGGCTGCGGATGTTCGGGCCGCGTGACGCCATCCTGAAGCGCTTGCGCGACAACGCCGCCGCAGCCAGGAAGTCTGCCCCGGAAAAAGGGCAGGAGGCCCCCGGGGGAGCCGCTGCCGTGAAGGAGGGGATGGATGGACGCCCGTAA
- a CDS encoding TolC family outer membrane protein, translating into MNDTVYGVLHNHRSLMSIKENRAVLEHELNKARAGFGPRVDVTGEIGVGVLSDTTSRGLNLDDQWLSVGSVSAKLVQPIWDGFATRSRVRAAQATLDSVKARIFDTAMSLSLDGIIAHIDLLRRIKLVELARNNVARHESILAQARDRASMGADTQADVTQAESRLQRAHSALAEAEDALRVAYATYSRLTGIYTVGKLDAVPMPAEMPDTAAAFIQMAEKHNPKLAAYLQDIRAAKGEKELAQSAMYPTFQLEAGPEYSDRGGDRDRWVYSFDVLATVRWNVFNSGADVEGIRAASAREREARQNLYDYMDTLRLDMESTWSNYLAAKEQYKFYTKAVENNTYTRQAYHDQFLLGTRSLLDVLDSENELYNSASQAETARGNILVGAYRMCALAGDLLPRMGVPAEEIKSGPKEAQPVKGEDFEMGWFK; encoded by the coding sequence GTGAACGATACCGTGTACGGTGTGCTGCACAACCATCGCAGCCTGATGAGCATCAAGGAGAACCGTGCGGTCCTGGAGCATGAGCTCAACAAGGCCCGTGCCGGCTTCGGCCCGCGTGTGGACGTCACGGGGGAGATCGGCGTGGGTGTCCTGAGCGATACCACGTCCCGCGGTCTGAACCTCGATGACCAGTGGTTGAGCGTGGGCAGTGTCTCCGCCAAGCTGGTGCAGCCCATCTGGGACGGCTTTGCCACGCGCAGCCGCGTGCGTGCCGCCCAGGCCACCCTGGATTCCGTCAAGGCCAGGATCTTCGACACGGCCATGTCCCTTTCCCTGGACGGCATCATCGCCCACATCGACCTGCTGCGCCGTATCAAGCTGGTGGAGCTGGCCCGCAACAACGTGGCCCGGCATGAGTCCATCCTGGCCCAGGCCCGTGACCGCGCCAGCATGGGGGCGGATACCCAGGCCGATGTGACGCAGGCGGAATCGCGCCTGCAGCGTGCCCATTCCGCCCTGGCCGAGGCGGAAGACGCCCTGCGCGTGGCCTATGCCACCTATTCCCGCCTGACCGGCATCTATACGGTCGGCAAGCTGGATGCGGTGCCCATGCCGGCCGAGATGCCCGATACCGCGGCGGCCTTCATCCAGATGGCGGAAAAGCACAATCCCAAGCTGGCCGCCTATTTGCAGGACATCCGTGCTGCCAAGGGCGAGAAGGAACTGGCCCAGTCAGCCATGTATCCGACCTTCCAGCTAGAGGCCGGGCCGGAGTACAGTGACCGCGGCGGCGACCGTGACCGCTGGGTCTACAGCTTCGATGTCCTGGCCACGGTGCGCTGGAACGTGTTCAACAGCGGCGCCGACGTGGAAGGCATCCGCGCGGCCTCGGCGCGGGAACGCGAGGCCCGGCAGAACCTGTACGATTACATGGACACCCTGCGCCTGGACATGGAATCCACCTGGAGCAACTATCTGGCGGCCAAGGAACAATACAAGTTCTACACCAAGGCCGTGGAAAACAATACCTACACCCGGCAGGCCTACCATGACCAGTTCCTGCTGGGTACGCGCAGCCTGCTGGACGTGCTGGATTCGGAGAACGAACTCTACAATTCCGCCAGCCAGGCCGAGACCGCCCGCGGCAATATCCTTGTAGGCGCCTACCGTATGTGCGCTCTGGCCGGTGACCTGCTGCCCCGTATGGGGGTCCCGGCGGAAGAGATCAAGTCGGGGCCCAAGGAAGCCCAGCCCGTCAAGGGCGAAGATTTTGAAATGGGCTGGTTCAAGTAA
- a CDS encoding transposase translates to MKQTDFRDVPDELWERIEPLLAPFKRKRSGGSKPLAQRTVLAGILYKCRTGCQWAMLPACYGSKSTVHEHFQRWNKAGIMAEIFRILLAEYGEKVGVDAQWQAMDGTLLQAPTRSQKISD, encoded by the coding sequence ATGAAACAAACAGATTTTCGTGATGTGCCTGATGAGCTGTGGGAACGTATCGAGCCTCTCCTTGCCCCGTTCAAACGAAAAAGAAGCGGCGGCAGCAAACCGCTTGCGCAGCGCACGGTTCTGGCAGGAATCCTCTACAAATGCCGGACAGGATGCCAATGGGCCATGCTTCCCGCCTGCTATGGATCAAAAAGCACTGTCCACGAGCACTTCCAGCGATGGAACAAAGCTGGCATCATGGCGGAGATTTTTCGCATCCTTCTTGCTGAATATGGGGAAAAGGTCGGCGTCGACGCCCAATGGCAGGCTATGGACGGCACCTTGCTGCAAGCCCCGACGCGCTCTCAAAAAATCAGCGACTGA
- a CDS encoding IS5 family transposase — protein sequence MGKRSASTPNGRLWTAPCCKPRRALKKSATEGLGRNPTDRGRSGGKIHLHVDGQGIPLGVTVTGANVHDSRLIEATLKNSREMGGWFLGSAVRHLCLDKGYDYPRVSEEVYVNGFEEHIRSRGEEVRDRWRTPAHRWVVERTFAWLKGFRSLRTRYCCYLVNFMGLLYLALACILWRKLV from the coding sequence ATGGGGAAAAGGTCGGCGTCGACGCCCAATGGCAGGCTATGGACGGCACCTTGCTGCAAGCCCCGACGCGCTCTCAAAAAATCAGCGACTGAGGGCCTTGGACGCAACCCGACGGACAGGGGCCGAAGCGGCGGCAAGATACATCTCCATGTGGATGGTCAGGGTATTCCTCTGGGAGTGACAGTCACAGGTGCCAATGTTCATGACAGCCGCCTGATAGAAGCGACGCTGAAGAACTCCCGGGAAATGGGCGGCTGGTTTCTGGGGTCTGCCGTACGCCATCTCTGTCTGGACAAGGGCTATGACTACCCGCGAGTCAGCGAAGAAGTCTATGTAAACGGATTTGAGGAGCATATCCGCAGCCGGGGGGAAGAAGTTCGGGACCGCTGGAGGACTCCTGCCCACCGCTGGGTAGTAGAGCGGACATTCGCCTGGTTGAAGGGTTTTCGGAGCTTGCGTACTCGCTACTGTTGTTACCTCGTCAATTTTATGGGGCTACTTTACCTTGCTTTGGCCTGTATCCTTTGGAGAAAACTGGTATAG
- a CDS encoding transglutaminase-like cysteine peptidase, with translation MNELEPIFVSGKVFTRTATWDSFKQGAQGKSGMELLRYVNTFWNRFPYREDIINWGKADYWVWPNLFLKKSGDCEDYAIVKYFTLKELGMDTDKLRIVVLRDTLRRLSHAVLAVYMDKDIVILDNISNAILPQGRLRHYVPQFSFNEKSRWAHMRGKKTNE, from the coding sequence ATGAACGAGCTGGAGCCCATCTTCGTCAGCGGCAAGGTCTTCACCCGGACCGCCACCTGGGATTCCTTCAAACAGGGGGCGCAGGGCAAAAGCGGCATGGAACTGCTGCGCTATGTCAACACGTTCTGGAACCGCTTTCCTTACCGTGAGGATATCATCAACTGGGGCAAGGCCGACTACTGGGTCTGGCCCAACCTGTTCCTCAAAAAATCTGGCGACTGCGAAGATTACGCCATCGTCAAATATTTCACGCTCAAAGAGCTGGGCATGGATACGGACAAACTGCGTATCGTTGTCCTGCGCGATACCCTGCGCCGCCTGTCCCATGCCGTTCTGGCCGTCTACATGGACAAGGACATCGTCATCCTGGACAACATCAGCAATGCCATCCTGCCCCAGGGGCGCCTGCGACATTATGTCCCGCAGTTCTCGTTCAACGAGAAGTCACGCTGGGCCCACATGCGAGGCAAAAAAACAAACGAGTAG